One genomic window of Bradyrhizobium sp. CCGE-LA001 includes the following:
- a CDS encoding ABC transporter substrate-binding protein produces MRRRAFIGLVAGAIGWPLIARTQQSSATPRVVQLGPVEIPAQIAGTKRLLAELGYVEGRIRLEFRHAAGDADALPALAQEIVRDGRVDVIIAISTPAALAAYKATRTIPIVTLAAVDPVASGLADSLARPGRNVTGIAVFSEETTVKRVELMREILPQAVRLGTVTTKVSSGAQSLTPVLEAGRKLGFEVEAINIDDPASIGTILSPDNLARFDGLVFVPDVVLSAHLGEVVRLVNLSKKPAIFASPDWVANGAFMSFGPDFADAGRRLIAQVDRVLRGAKPGDLPFERPTKFDLRINLRIAKALGLDLPATVVARADEVIE; encoded by the coding sequence ATGAGACGGCGCGCATTCATCGGGCTGGTGGCGGGCGCAATCGGCTGGCCGCTCATCGCACGCACCCAGCAGTCCTCCGCAACGCCGCGCGTCGTCCAGTTGGGACCGGTCGAAATCCCCGCGCAGATCGCTGGAACCAAGAGGCTGCTTGCTGAGCTTGGTTATGTTGAGGGGCGGATTCGACTCGAGTTTCGTCACGCGGCCGGAGATGCCGACGCGCTACCGGCGCTCGCGCAGGAGATCGTGCGGGATGGACGGGTTGACGTGATCATCGCCATCAGCACACCCGCCGCCCTCGCGGCCTACAAGGCAACGCGGACCATTCCGATCGTCACCCTTGCTGCCGTCGACCCTGTCGCGTCCGGATTGGCCGACAGCCTCGCCCGCCCAGGCCGCAACGTGACCGGCATCGCGGTTTTCTCGGAGGAAACCACTGTAAAGCGGGTCGAGCTCATGCGGGAGATCCTGCCCCAGGCCGTCCGCCTCGGGACTGTCACGACAAAGGTGTCGAGCGGTGCACAGAGTCTCACGCCGGTCCTGGAGGCCGGCCGCAAGCTCGGCTTCGAGGTCGAAGCAATCAACATCGATGATCCCGCCAGCATCGGGACAATCCTGAGCCCGGACAACCTCGCCCGATTTGACGGTCTTGTTTTCGTTCCTGACGTCGTGCTCAGCGCCCACCTGGGCGAAGTCGTCAGGCTGGTGAATCTGAGCAAGAAGCCTGCGATCTTTGCTTCACCGGACTGGGTCGCGAACGGCGCTTTCATGTCGTTCGGCCCTGACTTTGCAGACGCAGGGCGCCGCTTGATTGCGCAGGTTGATCGCGTTCTACGGGGCGCAAAGCCGGGCGATCTGCCTTTCGAACGACCCACCAAGTTCGACCTCAGGATCAATCTCCGCATCGCCAAGGCCCTGGGCCTCGACCTGCCTGCAACCGTCGTCGCCCGCGCCGACGAAGTGATTGAATAG
- a CDS encoding tetratricopeptide repeat protein produces MKALKASICVAVTALALSFSLGAPSHAAHDEADALMLQMKQLYRAGKYTEALPLAQKSLVLREKEFGPDDAALAMPLNDLGTIHYNLGQYAVAEPLYKRALAIRERTLGSNHPEVAMVLNNLGDLYRAEERHAEAEPLLKRSIAISEKTVGPNDASIVMALSNLGAVYSHQGRYDQAIPLFKRGLAVLQKALGPDDPEATVLMNNLADAYINRHRYADAERLLRRSMAVTEKAFGPDHPDIAQAQNNLAALYGRQGRNAEAERLFKRSAATFEKTLGPNHPDLAGVLENLAGLYKYQGRYADAEQVLKRSMAIRGKTSRI; encoded by the coding sequence ATGAAGGCCCTGAAAGCATCGATTTGCGTCGCGGTCACCGCGCTCGCCTTGAGCTTTTCGCTCGGCGCGCCGTCCCATGCCGCACATGACGAGGCAGATGCCCTCATGCTGCAGATGAAGCAGCTTTATCGGGCCGGCAAATATACCGAAGCGCTGCCATTGGCTCAGAAATCGCTGGTGCTGCGCGAGAAGGAGTTCGGCCCTGATGATGCGGCCCTCGCGATGCCGCTGAACGACCTCGGCACGATCCACTACAATCTCGGCCAATACGCGGTGGCCGAGCCGCTCTACAAGCGCGCGCTGGCGATCCGGGAGCGGACGCTCGGTTCGAACCATCCGGAAGTCGCCATGGTGCTGAACAATCTGGGCGATCTCTATCGCGCGGAAGAGCGTCACGCAGAAGCGGAGCCGCTCCTCAAGCGCTCGATCGCCATCAGCGAGAAGACGGTCGGCCCCAATGATGCGTCGATCGTGATGGCGTTGAGCAACCTCGGCGCGGTCTACAGCCATCAGGGCCGGTACGATCAGGCCATACCGCTATTCAAGCGAGGCCTTGCCGTGCTGCAGAAGGCGCTCGGTCCCGACGATCCCGAAGCCACGGTGTTGATGAACAATTTGGCCGACGCCTATATCAATCGCCATCGCTATGCCGATGCCGAGCGCCTGCTGAGGCGGTCGATGGCGGTGACCGAGAAGGCGTTCGGCCCGGATCATCCCGACATCGCGCAGGCACAGAACAATCTGGCTGCGCTCTACGGGCGTCAGGGCCGTAACGCGGAGGCCGAGCGGCTGTTCAAGCGGTCGGCGGCCACTTTCGAGAAAACCCTCGGCCCCAACCATCCGGATCTCGCCGGCGTTCTGGAAAACCTCGCCGGTCTCTACAAGTATCAAGGCCGCTATGCCGATGCCGAGCAGGTCCTGAAACGGTCGATGGCCATTCGGGGGAAGACCAGTCGGATCTGA
- a CDS encoding SRPBCC family protein has protein sequence MRITVETSVAAPIDRVWQAYTTPADIVTWNAASDDWHTTKATVDLREGGAFSSRMEAKDGSMGFDFAGTYTKIIEHKRIEYAFGDRKAEVEFVPSANGVVVRVAFDGETTHSVEQQQAGWQAILDNFARYVETKQKP, from the coding sequence ATGAGGATCACCGTCGAAACCAGCGTCGCAGCCCCCATCGATCGGGTCTGGCAGGCCTATACGACGCCTGCCGACATCGTGACGTGGAATGCGGCGTCCGACGACTGGCATACGACCAAGGCGACGGTCGACCTGCGGGAAGGCGGCGCCTTCTCGTCGCGGATGGAAGCCAAGGACGGCAGCATGGGCTTCGACTTCGCCGGCACCTACACCAAGATCATCGAACACAAGCGGATCGAATACGCGTTCGGCGATCGAAAAGCCGAGGTCGAGTTCGTGCCCAGCGCGAATGGCGTCGTCGTCCGCGTCGCCTTCGATGGCGAAACGACGCACTCGGTGGAGCAGCAGCAAGCCGGCTGGCAGGCGATCCTCGACAATTTCGCGCGCTACGTCGAGACGAAGCAGAAGCCCTGA